The sequence ACTCTTCAGAACAAACATCTTCATTCTTgggacaggagatatatataatattgagAATTACATCACACAGGAAGTGATTATTAGTCTGCCACCAtctgtatattctttccctaggATTGTAACTGAGGAACGCCATCTCTCTCTGTACGATTGTGATTGCCATCTTTAACATCTTTAGGATATTTAAATCCAGTAAGATTTACTTCCATTACAGAATTGTGTGACTTAATGACTTTTGTGGCAAATATTATGCTACTATATggcagaagttaaaggggttatccaggaatagaaaaacagagctaatttctttcaaaaacagcttcgCAGCTGCACCTAGATTGTGTGCGGTATTATAACTTGTCaccattcacttaaaggggtactctgctgctcagtgtttggaacaaactgttccgaacgctggagccgggagcttgtgatgtcattgccccacccccttgtgatatcacaccccgccccctcaattcaagtctatggtagggggcgtgacggccgtcacgccccctcccatagacttgcattgagggggcggggctatgccaTCACAAGCTCCCTGTgccagctccagtgtttggaacagcttgttccaaacgctgagcagcagagtaccccttaaaaatgaACTGATCtgaagaaccacacccaacctggagacagatgaggagtgttttttaaaagaaattagatctgtttttctattctggataaccccattaaggtGTAATGTATTTGTTTGATGCATACCttaccacaagggccctgtggtttgGGTATTAATATCGTATGTAAATTTTCTCTTTGTATTAAAAAACTTTGCTATCCCATACATTATATTATTAGAGGTAGGGTCTCTCCATTGGTATTGGTTTATTAGAAATAGGATATGCACATAGTAAGAAATAAATACATGCACTCACCGCATAGAACACGCTCATGGGTCCAGAAGTCCGAACTCACAAGGAGGCAGCCATAGACACTCGGAAGCACTCAGAGGCAATGTCGGCTGTTTCGCACATGTGTTTCACTATGTGCTTCTTCCGGCTGGACTTCTGGACCTGTGAGCGGGATCTATGCGGTGAGTGCATGTATACGTTTCTTCTTAAGTGCATATCACGTCTTGACTAGTATTACGTGCACCCGCCAGGCGGTTATTGACATGTAGCTGGATCCTGGACAACGAAGTATGGTCTCCTTCATTACTCCCGGTACTATTTATATGCCTGTCTGTTTAGTGGAGTGCTCTCCCCTCTAACTCCCCTATGCTTTGTAAAACCTTTAGAACAAGTACATGGTACAGTTCCCACTCTAGTAAAAGGACGCAAACAGagaaatgtaatatacttcacttTATTACATTATTGCTTCTATAAAGCAAGTAAAAAACAATGCAAGAGCGAAAAGGAAACTGATGCTAAGACATCAGGCCACCATACTTTCCAATATGATCAAGCGAATCTCAGCACTAGGTCTTATTTTAAGATAAAATGCCATAAACAGTTTcccaatatatcttattagaaaaAAATATCCTTAGGGgaagataaataaaatatatcacCTGGTATAGATGATGCACAAAACGTTtgtattgtaaacccgacatgctttgttgggttgtgcgacaGATTCTGTCTCATAGCGCCAGaagtctgtctgcgccagaaatgaaaaacccTACCAACTCTCGGGTTTGTTGTCACAGAAAAGGGACGTGCTCCTGACATTTCACAAAAACCCTGGatttttactaaggtttccacagaaaatgtggtagatttgagctaaaaaaaatgacagatcagagcatgtgtaaaaaaaggaaaatgtagggaaaagtgcaaaatgtagggaaaccttagaatatactgtggaaaaaatgttgtggggaattaaaacccacaaagaaacctacactcaacTCTTAGTAGGCCATTGTGTTCATAGCAATGTGTTCCCCCAGGAATTAGCTTTCATTTATGGAAAAACCTACCAGTTAATTTCCCTTCAGTATTGTCAAAAAGGATATTAAAGAAGTATTCTAGCACTTAAGTTATCATCTAACGAGAGGATTGGGAACCCCCTCGATCTTTAGAACGGGGCTCTGATAATTACAACTGCATGTAGTGGTGTTTTGGCATGTGCTCCATACATTTTTTATGGGAGTGCCACAGATACTCGAGCACAGCACACGATCTCAGTAGTGAGATCCCTTTTTATCACACACAATTTCTATAAGTTTTTAAGTGCTGAAATACCCCTTCAAGTATAACATAGTGTCCATTCAAATGATTGGACTGTCTCTGTAATGCTGAACTGAACAGGTCATCCAGAGcaagaaacattgtttctaacataGGACTCTATCAACTCAGAGCTCCCTAATAGGGTTCATGGGAACAATTTGTCCAACTGGACATTCTGATTAAACAAATTAATAGATTTCTCTATAAGATCAAAGAAAAAGCTCTGCAATGATTATAACACCCTGCTTTAAAGCTACACGTATTGTATCTATTGACATGCAAATGTAACTTCTTTTTAGACCTACTTCTCCTTGTGAGCTACAACGAACATTTTGGACTTATAGTCCGTAAGGTCACTCACATTTGTTCTTTTTTTACCCTTAAAGTTATTAATAACAAATCCTTCTCCAACTAGAGTCTTCCTGACAAAATCTTCATCATATGTGAAAGCATGGAACCTTTCTTTCCCGATTGTTAAATATGTTGAGCCAAGAGCCCCAATTAATATCATGTGTCCTCCAGGTTTCAGCATCCTTGAGAACTTCCTGAGATATCTCCTGTAGTCATCTTGGTCTTTGCAGATAACATCCAGGAGCCAAGCGCTGATGATACAATCTGCTGGTGGTAAGACTATGGGATCCATTATATTTTCTTTATCAAGGTCACATTTCAGGACATGTGGAATAGTTGATCTCAATTTTGCTTCTCTGTCCAGAAACTGGTCACTGAAAGAAATGGGAAAAATAGTAAAGTGCTCATCCCACAATCAGCATCAGTATGAAAGCTCTTTAGTCAGCTCAAGATTATTGGCCTCCAGTAGTGGTATAAAGAATTGTACTAAGACTGGTGTACTGTCATGCTTATGTGGTGAGGAACTGTGTggaaaagccttgtggggtgtagcttagttggggtgttgctgttctagatactgaaagggcgctgttaacccttgtcactcgtgacgccagggtgagggttaaattctgtaatgttgctgggcctatcgccacccttcccaaaagcgataggtgcGTGCGTAATaattagattgtccacaaccactgttgaacttaaaacttgcaggaacttttactgaagaatttctgaagcaggcaatatcaataatagtccagataacaaagtccaTTTATAACtgggcagcgattgacagttggttgcgATCAGATAAGCTTAATGTAGCTTCTCATAGATTCTGTAgcatagatccactggatttaggggtgcgtttaggtccagtgatcttgcagagataACGGGGAATTGTAAAATCTAATAGTCTCTAGCATAGGCCACGGCcacaaggctttgggcctagttcttgtctttgtaagttgcggaggtcctacctcatccagagtcagcaacccaagagagagaatgatggcggccgctcccttatatgggcaggggttggccgttttggattggttcataacaactgtcactcaccgttacattgcattgtgggtgaacacgtgacatgagaaccaccaaaggtccttcagcaaaccatagagttctgaactaagtcacataacccgcaggtcctgcgacgcgaaCAAGGTAGGAATCTTTAATTGccatatttacatgtttatttacatacatattaactaactaaggggtgacgaggggctagctaaggtagaggacccccactgttcctagggactctgtctttggggaccttACAAccaggtaacgtatgaaatacagtaccgggacaccacacttattTTGTACCCTTGTAATAATACCCATTGTTATAGATAGACTATCATTTCAACAATAAAACAAGCAAAAGATACGATGTCTTACATTTTGTAGAGCTGcttcatatctatatataaa is a genomic window of Hyla sarda isolate aHylSar1 chromosome 10, aHylSar1.hap1, whole genome shotgun sequence containing:
- the LOC130293997 gene encoding nicotinamide N-methyltransferase-like encodes the protein MDSSSYKRYNVHGFDSRQHLEQYLSDKPDMVFREDTLKFPIENLSKIYADGCIKGSILIDLSAGSFVHQLYSSCEYFKDIIILKGNERCMMELKRYLDSRTGAFDWGHAIKLHEEIGENSDQFLDREAKLRSTIPHVLKCDLDKENIMDPIVLPPADCIISAWLLDVICKDQDDYRRYLRKFSRMLKPGGHMILIGALGSTYLTIGKERFHAFTYDEDFVRKTLVGEGFVINNFKGKKRTNVSDLTDYKSKMFVVAHKEK